In Sphingomonas sp. G-3-2-10, a single window of DNA contains:
- a CDS encoding MBL fold metallo-hydrolase, whose protein sequence is MIDAPTGVAQALDALVTRIIAPNPSPYTYTGTETYLVGTSDLAVIDPGPDEPAHLDALMQAIAGRPVVAILCTHTHRDHSPAAAPLKVLTGAPIIGCAPLALSDSGPRADAAFDRDYAPDRVLADGETLSGEGWTIEAVATPGHTSNHLCYALRENGALFTGDHVMGWSTTVIAPPDGDMAMFMESLAKLMAREQDRIYYPAHGDPVEKPHRFVRGLIGHRKQREGQILRLLKEEVTEIPAMVARMYVGLDPRLNGAAARSVEAHLIDLRARGIVQGEGDTWKMAA, encoded by the coding sequence ATGATCGATGCTCCGACCGGCGTGGCGCAAGCGCTCGATGCCCTGGTGACGCGGATCATCGCGCCCAATCCCTCGCCCTATACCTATACCGGCACCGAGACCTATCTGGTCGGCACCAGCGATCTCGCGGTGATCGATCCGGGTCCCGACGAGCCCGCGCATCTCGACGCGCTGATGCAGGCGATCGCCGGCCGCCCGGTCGTGGCGATCCTGTGCACCCACACCCATCGCGACCACAGCCCCGCCGCCGCGCCGCTCAAGGTGCTGACCGGTGCGCCGATCATCGGCTGCGCGCCGCTGGCGCTGAGCGATAGCGGGCCGCGCGCCGATGCGGCGTTCGACCGCGACTATGCGCCGGATCGGGTGCTGGCCGATGGCGAGACGCTGTCGGGTGAAGGCTGGACGATCGAAGCAGTGGCCACGCCGGGACATACTTCGAACCATCTCTGCTACGCCCTGCGCGAGAATGGCGCATTGTTCACCGGCGATCATGTGATGGGCTGGTCGACGACCGTGATCGCTCCGCCCGACGGCGACATGGCGATGTTCATGGAGAGCCTCGCCAAGCTGATGGCGCGCGAGCAGGACAGGATCTACTATCCCGCGCATGGCGATCCGGTGGAGAAGCCGCATCGCTTCGTCCGCGGGCTGATCGGGCACCGCAAGCAACGCGAAGGGCAGATACTGCGTTTGCTGAAGGAGGAGGTGACCGAGATCCCCGCTATGGTCGCACGCATGTATGTCGGGCTCGATCCGCGGCTGAACGGCGCCGCGGCGCGATCGGTGGAGGCGCACCTGATCGATCTGCGCGCGCGCGGTATCGTGCAGGGGGAGGGCGACACATGGAAGATGGCGGCGTGA